Part of the Uloborus diversus isolate 005 chromosome 2, Udiv.v.3.1, whole genome shotgun sequence genome, tgttttaaatggcAAAATACGCCCTTAAAAGCataaaaccttttaaataaaaaaagggtaCTTgttaatgaagcatttttttaaatctaaacatatttCTTTCTGAAACTTGCACACCATGGGgttgcttccaaaattttaaatgtattttatttctgaaaggtCATGCTTAAGAaaataggatttaatcatatttttaaaaatttgacaaaattctttttttttaaataatattttaaccgGGGTGAAGATAGGAcatcattttttacgcttctgctcatgacatcacaagtgatgaaatgacattcactGATGTTATTAGCGTAGAGCACAAATTATCAAAACCTGGCAATGCGTGAACATTTAGCTCGGCAATGGAGTAgcacgccaaagttcatcacttgtgacgtcttAACGAAaatgccttatttccaaaatcggacattaaaacaaaaaataatattaaataataactgttgggaaaataaaagttttttctgactccatgttactttttttttgcttattctatcaatttcagtgactaaaagtagtacttttgactgaggaaacaacaccattgtgccatttctatttaattttacatttttaaaaaatatacatactttagtaaaaagtttaattaaaaatatcccattattaaaataaataaataaaggaaataagaATATATAATACTaaccaataaataaatcaataaactcgctgaaatggtttttaaaatgcCGCAAACTGCATGCAGCCCTTCAACTTTCATTGGCGGTCTTTTTGTATAGTTAAAACGAGTAAAAAATCCGAAATGTAAACTGAAATGAatgcaaaattgaaacttttcgaAACACCCTAGGCTGCAATTCCTGATTGAGAAATTTTGAAGTTGTAATTAAAAATTCATGTTATTATTAACTCCAATCATCCGAATCAATGGAGTCCGGACCCCATTCGAATAATCGAAAATAcggataattggatttttttccgaaaaaagactttgttttttaattaattgctcTAATATGTATgttgaaaatgagagaaaaaaaacaataaaaaaagaacaattaattaattaaatgaaaaggcaACGCTTTTACACATTACTGACATGTACTGTACATTAGTGCCGTACAGTAAAAGAAAGTACACTAGCCTCCACTAGCTTTGCTAAGGGAAGGACAACAGTACGTTTagacagaatcattattttgcgcCACACAGTACTCTTCATTCagtcttgatttttttctctgaaattctgaaaACAATTCGGATAATCAGCGAATAGGGTAGTcggagttcggataattggagttgtACTGAATTATTGTTGCTTTTTTTAAAGACATATGTAgacacataaataaaacaaaattatttacaattgttttttaattaaattaagtattttacttgaatttaaaacacaccgaaggaaagaaaatttaaaactgtgttttttttaaacaaaaaaaaaaaaaagagaaatcatccaaaaaaaaatacagaaaagagaAGAAACAAAATATAACAGAAACATTCTAGTAACAATGAAGGATTTTAGTATAATGCTTAGTATTTGTTATTAGTTTAACGGTACGTGCAACAAACATGAGATGACTTgacaaacaaatttaattttcagatttGAAGATTGGAATGAGTTGAAAATTTGTTCTTCTCGTTAAATTTCACtggtaaaaattactaaaaatatgaCTGCAAATGAAATTAGTTGCgcggttttttttgttttcaaaaacagagCACACGAGAGCGAATCACAATTCTTCCTAAAAATTTGTCATGCGCTTTTTAAAATATGCATGGATAAATTTcggtaaagaaaagaaaaaaatacatatatagacATAAAATTTCTTAGACtgaatacattaatattttttcagtgcAGTTATCTGCTTTTGAATTTTATCTTCTTAGAAATAGAGGAACAATGATCATTTTTAAtgagaataaaatgaaaagttcaatgaaatacatattattttgctttctaatTTCGTTGTAAGATCAATGCGTCTATAGTTACAGATATTACTATGTGTTTTGgaaatttaaacgtgttttacctgaaattgttcattttgagCAAACTACTTCATGAGTTCATTTTTTCGATTCCTTGAGTCAACTATCTTGACTTCTACGCTAGATGCAGACATGTGAGCTGTGACAACGTGACTAGATTCAGTTTTCTCCGATACATCTAGAACAGGTTCATCTGACAACTTTGCTGAGCGACTTTCCGATGGTTTTGATGAACTGGCCTTTTCTTTTCCCCTTGCTTGACTCGAAGGTGAATCATGAGAAATATTATTGGATCCTGTTTCTTGAAATACAGAAGAATAATTACTCTTATCACCGTCACTCAGTAAAGGTCTTCTCGCCTCATCGTCGTCTTTCGCTTTGTAACTCTTCCAAATAAGTAAGTCAATAATTGCACAAGATACCAGGACAGTTGAAACAGCAAACAGTAAGCCAAGAACTGCATAGGTTGCAACAACAGGTCTCTTTAAGCGATTGTACAAGAAATCGGCTAATTCTTGAGTAAACTGTACAGAGATTTCTGTCCAGAAAATTGGGTACAATCCAGGAGGGATATTTTGAAGTTCCGAGAGATTTGGAATATTTTCGATTTCTAAGTTTAACTGAAACCGAATCGCTAAATCAACAGTAATTCCAATCTGAGGCTCAACATCAATGTGAGAACTGTGGTTTGTTTCGGATGGATGAAGACCAGCTACGTTATCCGTGTAAGAGGAATCCGCCAAGTAAAAGTGAGGGAAGGATAGGTACACTGGAGCGTCATACTGACACGAGCTTATGTCCAAAACTCCTGAGGGGAGATTcaggttattttcaaaacaataattttcgGGATTTTCCTGAGAATTGGCGAAAATGGCCTTGTGGTTTACAAACCTTTTTGTTAAAACACCTTTATGTGTATAATCCTCAGTATAATTGAAAGTCATAGATCGGCAAAAGATTGGTTGAAAAAACGTATATGTAGATTGATTGGGTTGCAGAGCAGGTCCAAATTCTCCATTTGTTCCACTGATCTTATTGCATTCATCACCTTTCCAGTAATTCAGATGAGTGcttccattccatttgtaaatCATACTCAGCATGTCGTGATTCAGTTTTCCAGTGTATACTTCGAATAGCCCATCATCTGTAGCATTGCGTCCAAACAGCCATGAAAATTCACCATTCTTGAATGGCATTTCTGGGTTGAGGtatcggccgatttttatgatcGAATCTTTGTATCCCTGAAATGATAGTTCTGCGATCGTCTTTTTGACGATAATCTTCTCTCcagagaatttgaaaaaaacattggCACTCTTCTGCAAAGCTGAACTCCGATTCTTCAAAAAGTTGGAACCAAATATGAGAGGTCCATTCAGTGTGTAAATCGTTTGACTTTCATCCGCAACCGATTCTTCTAAAACAAACTTGAATGTTTTTTCTTCTCTGTAAGAAATCGTTCCATTTTCGTGGTACTGAATATCATTCTTATGCCAGTAACTGCGATACGTAAAAGGACCAACTTCACTGACTTCCATAGCACTTCCTTTCTCACGGAATTCAACAGGATTCgtgatattgaaaaaataaagtttctgatAAATCGGCACAGGGAGGTCGATCCACATTGCGTACATTTCAGTGTTGTTCACCAAAGTTGTTTCTTCATTAAGCTTAATTTTGTATACTTTTGGAAAAATCCCGATTCCAATAATTGATACAACAATCAGAAGGGATCCTACTACAATGATAAGAGCTAACGTACACCTGCTATTCGACATTTTGCATGAAAATAAGCTCCACTGGAAACTTGCTACTTTGGGGGCAGGGAGAAATGTTTATCAGTGAGGGTGGTGAGGGGATGAGTACAGCTCAATGTCTGAGAATCGTTCGCCCGCGTGACTAATGGAGTAGATGACCTTTTGCCTTAATCTAACATTAGAGCTGTTTGTTGGGTGATAATCAATGCGAACAAATAGATTAAGTTCCTGGACTGGTTATACGAGACTTTTAAAGCGTATACATTTGCTATCTGAATGCACAAACAAGATTCCATATTTTTAACTACTAGAAAACTACAGAAGAGCAGCTGGTTTTGACCCTCATAATCATTCGGTTTGAACTGTATAATATCATTGTATTCCCCAGAGCCTCGATACCGAGAGCATGATCGATTTTTTAATAGTGTATTTGAAACTTATTAAGCTTTACTTTTGTCTGAAAGCGTTATTTCGATaataggttttttaaaagaatgctttcaaatttttaagttaaaaaatcgcagtttttatatctgtaatatgaaaaatgaattttaacacattttaagaaatgttgcaataataataataataataataataataataataataataataataataataataataataataattacacgTTCAATAAAAAACATTAGTGAAACTTGATGAGTATGGTATGACTACATTCATGGCGGGTTTTCTCGCCAACAGTTTCATATCATTTATTGTAAATGAGTATAAACATACTAATCAGGATTCAAGGAAtctcataaatatatatatataaagaaatatttaggACCAATCGATGAAGAAAGCGGTGTATTGGTAGTTAATTTTCAGTTTCAAGTTCGTAaatatcctttttcttttttaaaaaaattaatcttactctttttttttttcaatttatttctctGCTTTGCTAGGACATTTTTCAACATTCTTCCCATTAcgcttatttctattttatttcatttatgtgtttgtttatgtgtacaagtttaaataagtttttatttcctGCTTTTGTACAATGCGAAAAATTTAGATCTCAAGCTTATTTACTTTGATTTTAGCTGTTACGACAAATCAGGAAAATTAAGCCTTTGTTTCCCCATAATTTTTTGACTTCGAAAAGTGAAGTGAGTGAAGTTGAAACAGCGATTCTCAtgataatattttgaataaaatatttataataattaatacgttagaagtaattaaaaattgtccacataattataaataaaaataaataaagttgttTGCCAGAAATCATTTAATAGTAACTTTTATGATGAGAACTAAAACATTCAGTAGTGAATGTTTCGTTTACAAAATAGCTTTTTTGATTGTCAGTCATAagtaaatatgaattttaaaaataaaattgcaaaacacataaaCACGTACTTACTTATCCGGCATGATTTAAAGTTATCAAGAGAAACTTTATTCATAAACAAATTGGTTTACTGAACATTTTCCATATCATACCTTTTATTAATTTTCCTTTGTACGATCCACCatcaaaacttttttactttggCAAAACTATTTTAGAGGAatacttgttcaaatcaaaaatattgaaaattatctggTTTAAAGAAGATTAACTTGTCTCAGGGACACTTcgtcaaataaatttttaaagaatagaagaaattttaattaaaatgtaccTTAGCAAACTGTTTTATCAATATAAAATCGTCTGCAGCGCTTTTTTTCAAGTCAATAATAAAGCACTCTGAATGACCCTTTATTTTCAGTCGccaaaagtgaaataaataagttCTCTCGTAGGCATTAATggttaaaaacaatttaattcttcattttgagcatttttttttaaacatgcccTTCGTCGAGTTTTTCCAACATGATTCGTTTGTGCCTTTTAGTTCTATatctatatttgccttaaatttccttATAGGCGGtcgatgcaaattttttttttaaattaatgttcttTGTCAagacaaagctttttttttaataatttgaaaaattgctccgtttttttctgcttaagaagacgtttgaatcttgtttctaccttaaatagaacgaaagttatagttatttttgtttatattaacgaatgtgtacataactttaaaactttaaacgcgtttttctccatgatgcaatttttcccgatttcttgcattcaaactcttataagtcaggaaccgatagagataaagtaatgaaacttggagcatatctttttcaagcaatttactttaatttttattcggcgaatttgaaaaaaacgtttactgcaaaaattatgatttttttaaaaaaaagtatcttcgaatttttcgaaatttttcttcaaatattttttattttttattgaatcaatatttttaaaatcgccgaataaaaaataaagcttagatatttgtgcatacttttttgaaaaaaaattgaaaattgaccaacaatattttgagttatagcaatttaaagcaaccccatttttttgaaaaaaactaattaaatttaaataaaaaaatatctttttttttcatatttatgttatgattttgcttattaaataaatgatgaatcagttcaaaaaatttcaaaactctaaagtacatactaaaaaattttttcaaaatgtgtcccggacccccttaaatttcACAGTAgacgttaatgttaaaaaaaaataataataactgttcATTTTAAACGTTCTTTGTAAGAAGTCCTTCGTTAAGagttttttccaacaaagtttgtttcaaCAAATCCATCTTTAAGTTCAGATCTatgtttgccttaaatttcctcTTACGCAtttatgtttaaacattttaactgTTCATTTTAAACGCTTTTTTATGAACATGTTCTCCGTAAAgagaattgaatgaaaataatttcaaatcaaaaaatgatgaCACGGGAAAGCAGAATCTACGCCGAGATCtttagaacaaaaaaagttttttcgaatcggaatACTCCCACaaaatcaggggcgtgcacagaaattttggggcctgcCACAAAGGACTTTTCCgcgcccccctccatattgtttacccctatatttcacgcctagttttaaaaatattgagcccccttcaggctcgggcccgggccaacaagtatcctccccccccccccctgtgtacGCCTCTGCTTAAAGTTACGGGTCGCGGGAGGGAAGGGGGGCTGACAGATTGACAGACAGGCCGACGGACAAACTTATTTTCCCATCcctacttctgttttttttttttttcgatatttgtttaGTTGCATACAtcatttattattgtttatttttgttctttgttATATTTTTACGCTACATCACGCAgcctttattctttttttttttcttttacggaaAATAAGCTAAAAAGGTTCTGAGTGCCGTCATACTTCAGttagtttaaaaagtaaatttttgcagTAACAAGGATGGGGAGGTACGTTTGCAAGATAATTTTGTTTAAAGCTTTGGATATTTATGTAACTTGTGAGAAATTAATTTTCAGCCCAAAAAGGCAAAAAGGTGTCCTTCTCATGAAACTTGCATCTCTAACTCagaaatttatttcagtttttaaaaggtaccaaaagtaaatttttattgctttattttattaaatgcaatatttcatgaaaagaaataaaaagttttctaaaagcaTTTCAAAAGGTTTTCTCTTATGCTGTAGTTTGTCATGCGTTTGCTCTCTCGTTCTGCGTCAAgtaaaaaattttctataaattatTTCACATGCATTTTGATGGTAAAAAGACTTCTGTCAgaagtgggattcgaacccacgcccaCATTCGTGGACCAGAACGCTCAATTCCAGCCTCGCTGGGAAGGTTTCACCTTGAGtctggcgccttagaccgctcggccatcctGACACACTGCTGCAgtagtttagtttattttatatTCGCAGATTCACACCGAATTTGGTACAAAATCCATTGTTATTTTGGGATGGTAGtgccaactttttttaaaatgtttttctgcacattaTTTTAATATAAGATTAATACGGTGGCATACACAGGGTTGAGAAAAAGCGATGGGCTACCCtcattttttccttaaaactaaaaaatatatatataataaatattattttattttttctaaatgttataatattctaaatattaatataatttctTTAGCACAGcgctttttaatttctttgattagttTAACCCTTTTTGAAATCCACTTTTTTGTAGAACCCCTGTTTTATCTTCAGCGCAGTTTGAATGCAACATTCTGGAAACTTAATTGgtaaaagtaaattttcaatTAGGCCTGTCTTTTAGGGGGGTCAGGAGGGGTTAACTTCTCCCTGCTTTGAGAAATTTACAAATATGTGAGCGTGATTTTTATGCATTGAGTATGTACTCTTTGCCGCCTCATCTTCAcccggaaaaaattgaaactacTGTCCTGATGTCATTAATATTTactgatttcaaaaataaatttctagaacataacaattttctaaaaaaagttaaaacagcataatcagataaaaattttagagtttaattttaatgacatgactgttttttatatatatatcctAGGTACATTTACTGTACCTGGTACAGTAAATTCAGCTGTACGGAAGAAAGTTGAATTCTCATGATAGATGATAGCAGCAAGTTTgttgtggtatttttttttttttttttgtcgacacATAAGCTGAGAGACCTGTTTCTCACATTTATGAAGTTGCAACAATTAAAAGCGCCAGTCTTTCGTGGTAGTTAGAAAAATTCATCTTTTAAACTTAACCTGAATTCTACTAGCGATATTGGTTCAAATCTCTGTTGCAAGGATAAATAGgatgttatttcaataaaatcctCATTATTTGCCACAAATCAGGAAGTGATAAACAATGCATCTGTGTCCCCTCCTCCtcccccagatttttttttttttttttgagcaatcacgattgcttattgttctcacttgaccgtttttggcgtccgtgccttttttggaccaggcctgcagcaccaccgtccaccggcggcggcgcggctggtcctgagcactgtcccccgaaatccacttttgctggacggtggcgtccatgtcccacacacacgaacgcctacacacacacacgaacgtctacacacacacacgaacgcctacacacacacacgaacacctacacatacacacgaacacctacacgcacacgcacgtacacaacactcactcacacacatgcatacatacacttacgcacccacacacatgcgcctacacaaacacacgctcgtgattgcgaaaaacataatttgaattcaagatgccaaaaattcaaattaatttttttttttaaagaagaaaaagtttgaaagtttcgtggaacccttgaGTGATCTCCACAACCTATGTTTCCGTAGAAcataatttaagaaacgctgcataCAACTGTAGAAAATGGGGCAATACTTTAAAAATCAGTAGGAGTGTTGAATTACAAAACCTAGGTAAATGGTTAGAAAGTGGATTGAATTAGAAAACGAAAAACCATATGGTAATTTTTGAGGGGGTGGGCAAGACCAAAggatatttt contains:
- the LOC129216307 gene encoding scavenger receptor class B member 1-like, coding for MWIDLPVPIYQKLYFFNITNPVEFREKGSAMEVSEVGPFTYRSYWHKNDIQYHENGTISYREEKTFKFVLEESVADESQTIYTLNGPLIFGSNFLKNRSSALQKSANVFFKFSGEKIIVKKTIAELSFQGYKDSIIKIGRYLNPEMPFKNGEFSWLFGRNATDDGLFEVYTGKLNHDMLSMIYKWNGSTHLNYWKGDECNKISGTNGEFGPALQPNQSTYTFFQPIFCRSMTFNYTEDYTHKGVLTKRFVNHKAIFANSQENPENYCFENNLNLPSGVLDISSCQYDAPVYLSFPHFYLADSSYTDNVAGLHPSETNHSSHIDVEPQIGITVDLAIRFQLNLEIENIPNLSELQNIPPGLYPIFWTEISVQFTQELADFLYNRLKRPVVATYAVLGLLFAVSTVLVSCAIIDLLIWKSYKAKDDDEARRPLLSDGDKSNYSSVFQETGSNNISHDSPSSQARGKEKASSSKPSESRSAKLSDEPVLDVSEKTESSHVVTAHMSASSVEVKIVDSRNRKNELMK